Proteins found in one Methanospirillum hungatei JF-1 genomic segment:
- a CDS encoding DUF6293 family protein — protein MTPATEKLEQLVHIIPIGYEIDRVITPFQEIKAHRVHLISMDDLTKYDNPNEHALTSRQHGFDERNRAILEKKGIEVELHRIDMFDIIEVMKTISWLIVKEKKMGNRVYVNMSACGKIACVGATLAAMIHNVRLYYVRASRYSSTKKEQNEHGLSICDAVKVWQLENFRFALPDESSLLILNYLANSDDALSCDDLIRYLHSMHVDGFEEDYWNYAYEKRRKVQTRYLMKLQNRYLSKLDDAGYIKRKKIGRNTVVKLTKTGRYVAAVSGMDGDTL, from the coding sequence ATGACTCCGGCCACAGAAAAACTTGAGCAACTGGTCCACATCATTCCAATTGGGTATGAGATCGACCGGGTGATCACCCCGTTCCAGGAGATAAAAGCCCACCGCGTCCACCTCATCTCAATGGATGACCTGACAAAGTATGATAACCCAAATGAACATGCACTGACGTCCAGGCAGCATGGATTTGATGAGCGGAACCGTGCGATTCTGGAGAAAAAGGGGATAGAAGTGGAACTGCACCGGATTGACATGTTTGACATCATTGAAGTCATGAAAACCATCTCATGGCTTATTGTCAAAGAGAAGAAGATGGGAAACCGCGTCTATGTCAATATGTCTGCCTGTGGAAAGATCGCCTGCGTCGGGGCGACTCTTGCTGCCATGATCCATAATGTCAGGTTATACTATGTCAGGGCCAGCCGGTACTCATCAACAAAGAAAGAACAGAATGAGCACGGACTGTCGATATGTGATGCGGTAAAGGTGTGGCAGCTGGAGAATTTCAGATTTGCACTCCCTGATGAATCATCACTCCTCATTCTTAATTATCTTGCGAATAGTGATGATGCACTCTCCTGTGATGATCTCATCCGGTACCTCCATTCGATGCATGTTGACGGGTTTGAAGAGGATTATTGGAATTATGCATATGAAAAGAGGAGAAAAGTGCAGACCAGATACCTGATGAAACTGCAGAACCGGTACTTAAGTAAACTGGACGATGCAGGGTACATCAAACGAAAAAAGATCGGGAGGAATACGGTAGTGAAACTGACCAAGACCGGGAGGTATGTTGCGGCTGTAAGCGGGATGGATGGAGATACTCTGTAA
- a CDS encoding 4Fe-4S binding protein → MNQQKLRRLILLISLLLLPVTFFYLSPVLIIEGAVSGIVTGSAIIFTFIFLFSLIGGRLWCGWICPFGSLQDLAREVQEKRITNPWIDRFRYGLFVLWILMLLAFFIRAGGITSIEPFYQTTNGLSVAGPIELTVFIVILFIITTIALFLGRRGMCHLFCPISVLMIVGRKIRNAIGLPGLQLTAHSEDCISCGRCTKECSQSLDVLSMVEQGRMEQAECILCGACIDACPKDVIRFSFGRPDRKKV, encoded by the coding sequence ATGAACCAGCAAAAGCTCAGACGTCTGATCCTTCTAATCTCACTCCTCCTCCTCCCCGTCACATTCTTTTACCTCTCACCGGTTCTCATCATTGAAGGAGCCGTATCTGGAATAGTAACTGGGAGTGCTATTATATTCACCTTTATCTTCCTGTTTTCCCTGATTGGCGGAAGATTATGGTGTGGGTGGATCTGTCCTTTTGGCTCTCTTCAGGATCTGGCTCGTGAGGTACAGGAAAAGCGGATAACAAACCCCTGGATAGACCGGTTCAGGTACGGGCTCTTTGTCCTCTGGATCCTCATGCTGCTTGCCTTCTTCATCCGAGCAGGAGGCATAACTTCAATTGAGCCATTCTATCAGACAACCAATGGCCTCTCGGTAGCCGGCCCTATAGAACTGACCGTGTTTATTGTTATCCTCTTTATCATCACTACAATCGCACTGTTCCTCGGGAGAAGAGGGATGTGCCATCTCTTCTGTCCCATATCTGTCCTGATGATCGTTGGCAGGAAGATCCGGAATGCCATCGGGCTTCCCGGCCTTCAGCTGACCGCTCATTCAGAAGATTGTATCAGCTGTGGACGGTGCACAAAGGAATGTTCCCAGTCGCTTGATGTCCTCTCCATGGTGGAACAGGGCCGGATGGAACAGGCTGAATGTATCCTGTGCGGAGCCTGTATTGATGCCTGTCCCAAAGATGTAATCAGGTTCTCTTTTGGCAGGCCTGACCGGAAAAAAGTATAA
- a CDS encoding methyl-accepting chemotaxis protein, translating to MTESIHSRIDPDILQTLLDQNPVAMAQFDTQFHFVYANQAFCDLSGIAFEKLIGTRISDLKIVKLEGEGSKAAIEEKRRGKARIEVEFPSGFKILNAYTIPVLDAEKNVTSALGVYTDITAEEWEKLKTSQIIENNPIPFLLLKTDLGIEGTNTAFLKMTGYTTDQLLRMKLPDFQILKLEGKSARDCITSKKEAISDAFIDFPSGKKYIRLYSIPLLDKKNEVNSVLITCVDLTPQRRLAEYQQTEVERLAQNLQNLAKGDLHFDLATGQPDEYTKEAHAQFATIQENLKLAGDNLTGVTKEMDRLIQAITAGNLKIMGEADKFAGTYQEIINGLNRVVKTVDVQVSAAITLSGEYAKGNFSVIPPDIKAEGDFLILKEALMNIGVQVSAVLKEIDREMEELTTRAEEANAGVKDVAEGSAMVAKNAAEVGSQSERGKQNIDQVLRAMMDLSANVEEVASSTESVSKVTHDTDELSKKGVELAHNAENGMKGIMASSGEVERIITEIKGEMAQIGKIVNVITDIASQTNLLALNAAIEAARAGEAGRGFAVVASEVKALALESRRSAENIAEMITSLQKKSDEAAKAMDQAENTVSQGNEAVLETLNIFNQIVESVGQIARNMDDVSKTTEQQAASVEEITASAHEVNSLVGEIATEAISAASAAEQSSAGTSQIVTVVEDLNKIIIEVSRAIGKFQYR from the coding sequence ATGACCGAGAGCATACACAGCAGGATAGATCCTGATATCCTGCAGACTCTCCTTGACCAGAATCCTGTTGCAATGGCCCAGTTTGACACCCAGTTTCATTTTGTATATGCAAACCAGGCATTTTGTGATCTCTCCGGAATCGCTTTTGAAAAGCTGATCGGGACCAGAATTTCAGACCTGAAGATCGTAAAACTGGAAGGGGAAGGATCCAAAGCGGCCATCGAAGAGAAGCGAAGAGGAAAGGCCCGGATAGAGGTTGAGTTTCCATCCGGATTTAAAATACTGAACGCCTATACCATCCCGGTTCTGGACGCAGAGAAAAATGTCACATCAGCTCTCGGAGTATATACGGATATTACCGCTGAAGAGTGGGAAAAACTGAAGACTTCACAGATAATTGAGAATAATCCCATCCCATTCCTGTTATTAAAGACCGACCTGGGAATTGAAGGAACCAACACGGCATTTTTAAAAATGACCGGGTATACCACGGACCAGTTATTAAGGATGAAACTCCCCGATTTTCAGATTCTGAAACTGGAGGGAAAATCTGCACGTGATTGTATTACTTCAAAAAAAGAGGCAATTAGCGATGCATTCATTGATTTTCCATCAGGCAAGAAATATATCAGGCTCTATTCCATCCCGCTTCTTGATAAGAAGAACGAGGTAAACTCGGTTCTCATCACCTGTGTGGACCTGACCCCCCAGAGACGGCTGGCTGAATATCAGCAGACAGAAGTTGAACGTCTTGCACAGAACCTTCAGAACCTGGCAAAGGGAGATCTGCACTTTGATCTAGCCACCGGTCAGCCGGATGAATATACAAAAGAGGCCCATGCACAGTTTGCCACCATTCAGGAGAACCTGAAATTAGCAGGAGATAACCTGACCGGAGTAACCAAAGAGATGGATCGGCTCATCCAGGCGATAACGGCAGGAAACCTGAAAATCATGGGGGAGGCAGACAAATTCGCCGGCACATATCAGGAGATCATAAATGGCCTGAACAGGGTCGTAAAGACGGTTGATGTTCAGGTATCTGCAGCAATAACTCTGTCCGGTGAATATGCAAAGGGAAATTTCTCGGTAATCCCTCCAGATATCAAGGCGGAAGGAGACTTTCTTATCTTAAAGGAAGCACTGATGAACATCGGAGTCCAGGTCTCTGCCGTGCTGAAAGAGATCGACCGGGAGATGGAAGAACTCACGACCAGGGCCGAAGAAGCAAACGCCGGGGTGAAGGATGTTGCAGAAGGGTCTGCCATGGTGGCAAAGAATGCCGCAGAGGTTGGCAGCCAGAGTGAGCGGGGGAAACAGAATATCGACCAGGTTCTCCGGGCCATGATGGATCTCTCGGCAAATGTGGAGGAGGTGGCATCAAGCACCGAATCAGTCAGCAAAGTCACCCACGACACCGATGAACTCTCAAAGAAAGGGGTTGAACTTGCGCATAATGCAGAAAACGGCATGAAAGGGATCATGGCATCCTCCGGTGAGGTGGAGCGGATCATCACCGAGATCAAGGGTGAGATGGCACAAATTGGAAAGATTGTGAATGTTATCACGGATATTGCCAGCCAGACCAACCTTCTTGCCCTCAATGCTGCCATTGAAGCAGCCCGTGCCGGTGAAGCAGGACGGGGGTTTGCCGTTGTTGCAAGTGAAGTCAAAGCCCTTGCACTTGAGTCACGGCGGTCTGCAGAAAATATCGCCGAGATGATAACCAGCCTGCAGAAAAAGTCTGATGAAGCAGCAAAGGCAATGGACCAGGCAGAGAATACCGTATCACAAGGAAATGAGGCGGTTCTTGAAACCCTCAATATTTTCAACCAGATCGTAGAGTCGGTCGGACAGATTGCCAGGAACATGGATGATGTGTCAAAGACCACCGAGCAGCAGGCGGCGTCTGTTGAAGAGATTACCGCAAGTGCTCATGAAGTGAACAGTCTGGTCGGGGAGATTGCAACCGAAGCAATATCCGCAGCATCTGCAGCAGAGCAGAGCTCAGCCGGGACCAGCCAGATTGTCACGGTGGTTGAGGATCTGAATAAAATAATTATTGAAGTATCCAGGGCAATCGGGAAGTTTCAGTATCGATAA
- a CDS encoding protease inhibitor I42 family protein, with translation MNPYIFIILLLTGAVCFCGCTGTSSNPVETPVVPENTPGLSETDTESEPDIPLSFEEEIAMLQNKTDNESPIQLKVGEMTEVTLKENPTTGYTWNVSVSDGLAIVNDSFIGPENKQIVGAGGVHMWTLEAIAPGNQTFTGVYRRSWEPPADADTTYIQRYIVVE, from the coding sequence ATGAATCCGTATATCTTCATCATCCTGCTTCTGACCGGAGCGGTATGTTTCTGTGGATGCACCGGAACTTCCAGCAATCCGGTTGAAACCCCTGTAGTGCCTGAGAATACTCCCGGCCTATCAGAGACAGACACCGAATCTGAACCTGATATACCGCTTTCCTTTGAAGAGGAGATAGCCATGCTCCAGAACAAAACTGATAATGAGTCTCCCATCCAGCTGAAGGTAGGAGAGATGACCGAAGTGACGTTAAAGGAAAATCCGACAACCGGATACACCTGGAATGTATCCGTATCTGATGGACTTGCCATTGTGAACGACTCCTTCATAGGCCCGGAGAATAAGCAGATTGTCGGAGCCGGAGGGGTGCATATGTGGACCCTTGAGGCCATTGCCCCTGGTAACCAGACCTTTACCGGAGTATACCGCCGATCCTGGGAACCACCAGCCGATGCAGATACGACCTATATCCAGCGATATATTGTGGTAGAGTAA
- a CDS encoding phytoene desaturase family protein gives MAPSVLIIGGGMAGLSAGCFARMNGFETEILEMHTIPGGLCTAWTRKGYTFDLCIHWLCGSKPGTPLYQVYDKLGLMEGRRFHHTDSWTSVRDEHGNEITIYTDPDRLYDELIRISPEDTPFISRLCKDIKKLSRMETLVDMTILDIIRYIPYFSLMKRYKPTVHDILSEVKSPVLRNLLTAGFGWEGQSLFFPLMGLAMQGAKNAGYPIGGSLPCAKAIEKRYLDLGGVIRYKSKVTAIITEKNRAKGVRLADGTERYADYVISCADGHTTIFEWLQGAYCDDTIRGYYQNLKPFPPIVFISFGLSTDLSHIPKDLTILFDNPVEIAGVKQDTISFRNHVHDPTLYPPGKGVITTWITADYSYWDRLQYHSEAYLAEKDDVGRKVLALLCQQYPDLSERCEVMDVATPMTFVRYTGNWRGSYEGWQVTPDSFFLDLPQILPGLSGFSMAGQWVVTGGGIPGAVLSGRKAVKQMCSDFGKKFVY, from the coding sequence ATGGCTCCGTCAGTTCTGATTATCGGTGGAGGAATGGCAGGGCTCTCCGCCGGCTGTTTTGCCCGGATGAACGGATTTGAGACCGAGATCCTTGAGATGCATACAATCCCCGGTGGGCTGTGTACCGCGTGGACCCGGAAGGGGTATACCTTTGATCTCTGTATCCACTGGCTCTGCGGCTCAAAACCCGGGACACCCCTGTACCAGGTCTATGACAAACTCGGACTGATGGAGGGCAGAAGGTTTCATCATACTGACTCATGGACATCCGTGCGTGATGAGCATGGGAACGAGATTACAATCTACACGGATCCTGATAGGTTATACGACGAGCTGATCCGGATATCACCGGAAGATACACCCTTCATCTCCCGGCTCTGCAAGGATATCAAAAAACTCAGCAGGATGGAGACACTGGTTGACATGACCATCCTTGATATCATCCGATATATCCCTTATTTCAGCCTGATGAAACGGTACAAACCAACCGTTCATGATATACTGTCAGAAGTGAAGAGTCCTGTTCTTCGAAATCTTCTCACTGCAGGGTTTGGGTGGGAAGGGCAGTCTCTGTTCTTTCCGCTCATGGGTCTTGCTATGCAGGGGGCAAAAAATGCCGGGTATCCGATCGGGGGGTCCTTGCCATGTGCAAAGGCAATTGAGAAGAGATACCTGGACCTTGGTGGGGTCATCCGGTATAAGAGCAAAGTAACCGCAATCATCACCGAAAAAAACCGGGCAAAGGGGGTCAGACTTGCAGACGGGACCGAGCGGTATGCTGATTATGTCATCTCCTGTGCTGACGGGCATACCACGATCTTTGAGTGGCTGCAAGGAGCATACTGTGATGACACCATCCGAGGCTATTACCAGAACCTGAAACCTTTTCCACCGATCGTCTTCATCTCATTCGGGCTGAGTACTGATCTCTCCCATATCCCGAAAGATCTGACCATACTGTTTGACAATCCGGTTGAGATTGCCGGAGTGAAGCAGGATACCATCAGTTTCAGGAATCATGTCCATGATCCCACCCTCTATCCACCAGGAAAAGGGGTTATTACGACATGGATTACTGCAGATTACTCGTACTGGGACCGGTTGCAGTACCACAGTGAAGCCTACCTGGCAGAAAAGGATGACGTCGGAAGAAAGGTATTAGCCCTTTTATGTCAGCAGTATCCTGACTTATCTGAAAGATGTGAGGTTATGGATGTAGCAACGCCCATGACTTTTGTCAGGTATACCGGGAACTGGAGGGGAAGTTATGAGGGCTGGCAGGTCACCCCTGACTCCTTCTTCCTGGATCTGCCACAGATCCTCCCTGGTCTCTCCGGGTTTTCCATGGCCGGTCAGTGGGTTGTCACGGGCGGTGGAATACCGGGGGCTGTTTTGAGCGGGAGAAAAGCGGTGAAACAGATGTGTTCAGATTTCGGAAAGAAGTTCGTTTATTAG
- a CDS encoding tetratricopeptide repeat protein yields the protein MSERSSFIRRLGNRGIAYMQQQKFEAAITDLERAVSLNPDYVIGLNNLGTLYRFLEKNDKSREMSMRVLALEPGNEIAIGNLALLIPPEHLKMNKPQLRKGWRTRVTKNSMVSMVSY from the coding sequence ATTTCGGAAAGAAGTTCGTTTATTAGAAGACTTGGGAACCGGGGAATTGCATATATGCAGCAGCAAAAATTTGAGGCAGCAATAACGGATTTAGAGCGTGCTGTATCGCTGAACCCGGATTATGTTATTGGTCTAAATAACCTTGGAACTTTATACCGGTTCCTTGAGAAAAACGACAAGTCAAGAGAGATGTCGATGCGGGTGCTGGCACTTGAACCGGGAAATGAGATTGCGATAGGTAATCTGGCTCTCTTGATTCCTCCTGAACATCTGAAGATGAATAAACCTCAACTAAGAAAAGGGTGGAGAACCCGGGTTACAAAAAATAGTATGGTCAGTATGGTGTCTTATTGA